From the genome of Nitrospirae bacterium YQR-1, one region includes:
- the dxs gene encoding 1-deoxy-D-xylulose-5-phosphate synthase, which translates to MALDESENYFSRLPDIKSPEDIKELSLDELTELAREIRDVIIKRVSINGGHLASSLGVIELTLALHYVFRSPMDKIIWDVGHQCYPHKLITGRYNRFHTLRQHGGISGFPRSSESLHDAFGTGHSSTSISAALGMAEGGYRLGKFNKVIAVIGDGALTGGLAFEGLNNAGHLKRDLIVVLNDNEMSISKNVGALSSYLTRAMGSSIYQKLKKETKTIIEIIPKVGGHFSKLAQKTEDTLKCFFIPGMLFEELGFTYMGPIDGHDIEGLIDTFESVKTRQGPILIHAVTKKGKGYEFSEMRPSRFHGVGPFEPDTGQPKKCVECLSFSEIFGKAMVDIAKNNSKVVAITAAMKEGTGLREFADTFPKRFYDVGIAEQHAVTFAAGMAAAGLKPVVAVYSTFLQRAYDEVIHDVCLQNLPVVFAIDRTGIVGEDGPTHHGLFDISFLRNIPNLTVMTPKNSLEMREMLELALQLSCPCAIRYSRDSVSDQLEEINSRLELGKAEIVKDGSDVAILATGQSIHYALMAAKHLEGSGVSALVANMRFIKPFDSGIILKLAQNIKTFVTVEENMAAGGFGSLVLEHLNATGISGLKTKIIGIGDKFVEHGRQELLRKLYGLDDEGIYQTVMDVLKKS; encoded by the coding sequence ATAGCTTTGGATGAAAGCGAAAACTACTTTTCAAGATTGCCGGATATAAAATCACCGGAAGATATAAAGGAACTTTCTTTAGATGAGCTAACGGAGTTAGCCCGTGAGATACGGGATGTAATAATAAAGCGGGTCTCAATAAACGGCGGGCACCTTGCGTCATCGCTGGGCGTTATTGAGTTGACGTTGGCTCTTCATTACGTCTTCAGAAGCCCTATGGACAAAATCATCTGGGATGTCGGGCATCAGTGCTACCCGCATAAGTTGATAACCGGCCGTTATAACCGTTTTCATACATTGAGGCAGCACGGAGGAATATCGGGTTTCCCACGCAGCAGTGAAAGCCTTCATGACGCCTTTGGAACCGGCCACAGTTCAACTTCTATCTCGGCAGCCCTGGGAATGGCTGAGGGAGGGTACAGGCTTGGAAAATTCAACAAAGTTATAGCCGTAATCGGAGACGGCGCTCTGACCGGTGGTCTTGCCTTTGAGGGTTTAAATAATGCCGGACACCTCAAGAGAGACCTGATTGTTGTTTTAAACGACAACGAAATGTCTATATCGAAAAACGTGGGTGCCCTGTCTTCTTATCTGACACGCGCAATGGGAAGCAGCATCTACCAAAAACTGAAAAAGGAAACTAAAACTATAATTGAAATCATACCAAAGGTAGGCGGGCATTTTTCTAAGTTGGCACAAAAGACTGAGGACACCCTGAAGTGCTTTTTCATTCCCGGGATGTTGTTTGAAGAGCTTGGATTTACCTACATGGGCCCTATTGACGGCCACGATATAGAGGGATTGATTGATACCTTTGAAAGTGTAAAAACCAGGCAAGGCCCGATACTAATCCATGCTGTTACGAAAAAGGGCAAGGGGTATGAGTTTTCAGAGATGAGGCCGTCACGGTTTCATGGCGTGGGGCCGTTTGAGCCGGATACCGGACAGCCTAAGAAGTGTGTTGAGTGTTTGTCCTTCAGCGAAATATTCGGTAAAGCTATGGTTGATATCGCCAAAAATAATTCTAAAGTAGTGGCGATAACGGCGGCAATGAAAGAGGGGACCGGGCTTAGGGAATTTGCCGATACGTTTCCTAAGAGATTCTATGATGTGGGAATAGCCGAACAACATGCCGTAACGTTTGCCGCAGGGATGGCTGCCGCAGGGCTTAAACCCGTGGTGGCGGTGTATTCAACATTTCTGCAGCGGGCATATGATGAGGTAATTCATGATGTATGTCTTCAGAATTTGCCGGTAGTGTTTGCAATAGACAGAACAGGAATTGTGGGAGAGGATGGTCCGACTCATCACGGCCTTTTTGATATATCATTTCTACGGAATATTCCAAATCTTACCGTTATGACGCCCAAGAATTCCCTTGAGATGAGGGAGATGCTTGAGCTTGCATTGCAACTATCCTGTCCTTGTGCAATAAGGTACTCAAGGGATTCCGTCTCCGACCAGCTTGAGGAGATTAATTCAAGACTGGAATTGGGGAAAGCTGAAATAGTAAAAGACGGCTCAGATGTTGCAATTTTGGCTACAGGTCAAAGCATTCATTATGCGCTCATGGCGGCAAAACATTTAGAGGGTTCAGGGGTATCGGCACTGGTAGCCAACATGAGATTTATAAAGCCGTTTGACAGCGGCATAATATTAAAACTGGCACAAAACATAAAAACATTTGTTACGGTGGAGGAAAACATGGCAGCCGGCGGGTTTGGAAGCCTTGTGCTGGAGCACCTTAATGCAACCGGTATCAGCGGTTTGAAAACAAAAATTATTGGGATAGGTGATAAATTTGTCGAACACGGCAGACAGGAGCTGCTGAGAAAACTCTACGGCCTCGATGACGAGGGAATTTATCAGACCGTTATGGATGTCTTAAAGAAATCTTAG